The sequence GAAATGCAGGAGTGGTCGGATGTAGTAAATATTATTCCAAACAAAGTAAATGAGCGTGGTGAAAACTACGAAGAGTTTAAAGAAAGAAAATGCCAGTTACTCTTTAAGACTCTTTTTGCGCACATGCCAGAGCTGAAAGGTAACATTGAATCCTACTATTCCTCTACCCCGCTTACTTACAGAGATTATATTGGCAGTCGCGATGGCACCATGTATGGCATAGCAAAAGACTACCGCGATCCTCTAAAAACATTTATTTCTCCGAAAACAAAAGTTCCGAATTTATTGCTCACCGGGCAAAACCTCAATCTACACGGTGTACTGGGCGTAACGGTTAGCTCTGTTGTTACCTGTTCAGAAATTTTGGGTCAACAATACCTGATTAAAAAAATAAAAGAATATTCGTAATGCTGCCAGATAACATTTTAAATCAGGTAATCCTGACTGCAAAAACCGCCGGAGCCTTTATCAGACAAGAGCGTGAAAATTTTAATTACGCAAATGTCGAAATTAAAGGTTTGAATGATCTTGTGAGTTACGTAGACAAAACAGCAGAAGAGCTTATCGTGAAAGAGCTACATAACATTTATAAAGATGCCGGTTTTATAGTAGAAGAAAATACAAGAAGTGAAAAAAGAGACTATAATTGGATAGTTGACCCTTTGGATGGCACAACAAATTTTATACACGGCATTCCTTGTTATGCTGTAAGTATTGCTTTAGAATACAAAGGTGAAATAGTTCTTGGTGTTGTTTATGAAGTGAGTCGCGATGAGTGTTTTTACGCGCAAAAAGATAAAGGCGCTTTTTTGGACGGAAGAGCTATCCAGGTTTCGTCGCGTCAAACTGTTTCTGAAAGTCTTATTGCCACAGGCTTTCCCATTTATGACTTTGGAAGGGTTGACAACTACCTTGGCGCTCTAAAATATTTTATGGAGCGTACGCATGGCTTGAGAAGAATTGGTGCTGCATCTGTTGATCTTTGTTACGTGGCTTGCGGCCGAATGGATGCCTATTTTGAATACAATTTAAAACCCTGGGATGTTGCTGCAGGGGCGCTCATAGTAAAAGAAGCAGGTGGATCAGTTTATGATTTTTCGGGTGGAAATAATTGGCTCTTCGGTAAAGAAGTCTCGTGCTCGAATAAATTACTCGACGAAGAGTTTAACACAATCATTAGGGAATTTTTTTCGTAAAAGCATTTGTCAGTCAGTTAGCACAGCATTCAATAGTGGTTTTGTGCGTTGCGGAGTGCTTTCTGCTTGCATTTATCAGCATCGAAATTCTGTAGCCTTGTTTATAGGGAATAATATCCTGAATCTCACTTGCTTCGCCTCCAAACACCACTTCTACAAAAAAACCTTGCAGAAAATAAAGGCAGGTAATTCCCTCTTTTTCAGAATCCTGGTCTAAAAAAACACCATCTTTTCTCAGAAGATTTACTTGTTCACTTATACTTAGTTTTACGAAATCGTAAAAAGATTGAATATTTAGTAGCGGGAGTAAATTTTCTGTTCTCATAATTCTTATTTTACTGTAAAATTACAGCGATCAGAGTCCACCGGCAATCCACAGAACCTTTTGCCATTACACATGTAAGATTTTAGAGAAAATGCACAGGCTTTTGCATCCATAAAACAACTTTGCACTTCAAGCAAGATAGCTCGAAACCCTTATAATCAGAAAGATACAGAGGCTTGCAAATTCACCGCTGAAAAATAATATTCGCCTCTATTTATTTTTTAGACTTTTTTGAGCTGCATCATGGCCCATTCATTTTCATTTACTGTTCTTACAAAGTCAAAACCATTTGCTTTGGCCACCTGTGTCAATTCTTCAACGTCTGTAGTAAAAAAACCACTCAAAAAGAGCAGCGCATCTTTATCCATGATCTTTGAATAAGAAGGAATTTGGGCTTTAAGAATATTTTTATTGATGTTAGCTAAAATAATTTCGAAAGATTTTTCGTTGTCAAGCAGATCAACATCTCCCTGCTTTAAAAGGATATCCGGAAAGCCATTGGCACTGCAATTCTCTTTTGCATTTTCAACGCTCCATTCATCAATGTCGATTCCAACAGTATCACCCGCACCTAATTGCTTAGCGAGAATCGCAAGAATTCCAGTGCCGCAACCCATATCTAATACCCGTTTATTCTTTACTTCTGTAGAGAATAGTTCCCGGCACATCAACCTTGTAGTTTGGTGGTGACCTGTGCCAAAACTCATTTTTGGCATGATCACAATTTCCTGTTTTACAGTTGCGTTTTTTTCGTGGAAGGGAGCACGAATACATAAAAGATCATCCACAAAAACAGGTTCAAAGTTTTTTTCCCACTCAGCATTCCAGTTTGTTGCCGCAATTTTTTCAACCGTAAAAGCAAATACAAAATCTTCAAATTGAAACTCTGAAAAATCAAGCGTCGTTGCTTCTTCTTCCTTTATATAAGCTGTGAATCCTGTATCAGAATAGTCGAAACTTTCAAAACCTAGTTCTGAAATCATGGCCACAAGAATCTCTGACCCGGGCTGTGGTGGTTCTACGGTAAACCTGTATGCTAAATAACTCATGAGAAAGATTCCATGATAATACAAAAATCGTCTGCCTTCAAACTCGCTCCGCCAATTAAACCGCCATCCACATCGGGACAAGAGAAAAGCTCTTTTGCATTTTGAGCATTGCAACTTCCACCGTAAAGGATAGGCATTTCGTTCGCGATATCCTCCGAAAAAATTTCACCAATTACCCTTCTTATAAAAGCATGCATTTCCTGGGCCTGCTCAGGGCTGGCTGTCTCACCCGTACCTATAGCCCATACAGGCTCATAAGCTAAAACGAGTTGTGTTATTTTATCCTTCGGAAAATGATTTAAAACACTTTCCAATTGTTTTCTTACTACTTCAAAGTGTTGCTCCGCTTTGCGTTCTGCCAGCACTTCTCCAAAACAAAAGATAACATTAAGATTACTTTTTAAAGCCTGATCAATTTTCAAAGCCAGTTGAGAATCGGTTTCCGAAAAATAAGCACGTCGCTCGCTATGTCCTACCAGCACGCAATTACCACCTGCCGATTGAATCATTGCAGCCGAAACCTCACCTGTAAAAGCTCCTTTATCATGCTCACTGCAATTCTGAGCGCCAATATAAAAATCACGGTCCTCTCTAAAAATAACACTTAACATTTGAAGATAAGGTAAAGGAGGAAAAATGACTTTCTGTATCCCACCAATAGTGCCTGATTTTTCTTTTATAGCAGAGGCCAGGTCAAACGCCTCTTCCCAATTTAAGTTCATTTTCCAGTTACCTGCAACAATTTTTTTTCTGCTCATGATCAATTTATTTTACCCGTACACGTGGATCTAAAATGCCATAAATAATATCCACTACTATATTTATGATTACAAAAATAGAAGCAAAAATTAAAGTGGCTCCCATTACTACAGGAAGATCGTTATTATTTAAAGCTTCTACCACTTCGTTTCCTATTCCTTTCCAACTGAAGATCTTTTCTACAAAAACTGCGCCAGCCATTAAACCCGCAAACCAACCCGAAATAGCTGTAATAACAGGGTTTAAAGCGTTTTTTAAGGCATGTTTAAAAACAATCTTGCTAAACGATAATCCTTTCGCTCTCGCGGTACGAATATAATCCTGCGACAAAACATCCAGCAAAGAACTTCTGGTTAATTGAATAACAATGCTCAAAGGACGCATGCCTAAAGTTAATGCCGGCAGTATAAGATTTTTCAATTTTAATTCTTCACCATCAATGTTGAGTTCAAATAAACTTCCCGAGGGATTTAATCCGGTGTAATCCGCCAGTACATAGCCGAATAACCAGGCCATAATCAACCCCACAAGAAACGAAGGAGCGCTCATACCAAAAACCGTAGCCAGGAAAAAAATACTCCGGTCAAGCACCGAATTCTTTTTTACAGCAGTTACAATGCCCAATAGAATACCAATTACGGACGCAATAATGATGGCTACAAAGGCCAGGACGGCCGTTTCAGGTAAGGTTTCTTTAATAATTTCTGAGACGTTCTTTTTTGTAATGTAACTCCTTCTCAGGTAGGGAAATTTTAAAACCACTACTTCTTTTTTCCCAAGGGTAAATAAAGGGGTCCAATCGTATTTATCCGGATTGAGATAAGAAAGATCCCCCTCATCCCTGTAGTTATGAAGCGAAACAGGAGAAAGATCATTCAGATAATTGAGGTATTGACTACTTATTGGTTTGTCGGTTCCTAAATCCCTGTGAATCGCATCAATGGCATCCTTGTTGGCTCTTTGTCCAAGCATAACCGAAGCCGGATCGCCTGGCAAAACATTAAACAAAAAGAAGATGGTGGTAATAACTCCTAAAAGTACAACCAGCCCATAAAATAATTTTTTTAAGACAAATTTTATCACGTTTACAGCCCCTAATATAATATTTTATCCGAAGTGGAATAGGTCGCCCCTACCTTCTTTTTACACGATAATTCACCCAAAAACATCGCCGCTAAATTCCAGGCTTAATTCTTATAATAACTATTACAAATACTGCGTTATATCCGTACTTTTACAAAACAAATTCCTTTTGTGATTACCCCTAAACTGATACTCATAGCGTTTCTTTTTTTTATCGCCTGCGGTTCTATTCAAGCGCAAAAAATCGGCCTGGTACTTAGTGGCGGCGGAGCCAGTGGAATGTGCCACGTAGGCGTTTTAAAAGCTCTGGAAGAAAATAATATTCCGGTTGACTACGTGTGTGGTACCTCCATCGGCGGACTAATAGGTGCCTACTACGCTGTAGGTTATTCTCCCAAAGATATTGAGAGGCTTGTTAAAACTGCTTTTTTTGGAAGTATTTTACGGGGCGAACTACCTGTAAAATATGAATACATGGTAAAAAAACGGGATGATTATGCTGCCTGGGTAACTTTTAAATATGATTTCAGAAACAACTATTTAAAGAATCTTCCAACCAACGTTATAAATTCTATGCCCATCGATTATTACCTGATGGAAACTTTTACAGGGGTTGCGAATAAAATGCATAACAACTTTGACAGTCTTTTTGTACCATACCGTTGCGTGGCTGCCGACATTGAATGCAAACAACCGGTTATTTTTAAAAATGGAGATCTGCCGAGCGCTGTCAGAGCCAGTATGAGCTATCCCTTTTACCTCAGACCAATTAGTATTGATGGAAAGTTGTTATTTGATGGCGGTCTTTACGATAACTTTCCTACAGATGTGATGCAGAATGATTTTAAACCCGATTACATCATTGGCTCCAATGTTTCGGAAAAACCAGTAAAACCAGACGAAGATAATTTGTATTTACAGATCAGGAGTTTGCTCATGAGCCAGACAAACAACAATCCGAAGTTTGAAGGTGCTCTTATTGAACCATGGAGCGATGTGAATGTTTTTAATTTTGATAACGTACAGCGTCTTATCGATAGCGGTTATGCAGCGACAATAAGAGCTCTGCCCGAAATTAAAAAACAAATTTCCCGCCGTGCTAATGATGAAACACTTGCTGCAAAAAGAGAAGACTATAAAAAATACCAGAAGCTGGATGGCATTAAATTTGTTGATCTGGAGGTAGTAGGATTTAATAAAAAACAAACTCAGTTTATTACTAAAAGTTTATTTTTTAAGAGAAAACCTTTTACATTGGAACAACTTCAAAGACGCTACTTGCAGCTGGCCAGTGAGGATAAGATCAAAACTATGTTTCCTGTTACCAAACTCGACTCTTCAACAGGTAATTATAAACTGAAACTGGTTGGAAAAAAAGAAAAACCTTTTTATATAGAACCCGGAGCAATTATTTCTAACCGTCCAATAAGTGAGGCCTTTCTCGGACTTCAATACAATTACCTTGGAAGAATTGGTATAAGCGCTTATGCCAACGGATATCTCGGAAAATTAAATACAAGCACGCATGCAAAAGTGCGTTTTGACTTCCCGGGACGAATTCCTTTTTTTATTCAACCTTCTTTTACCATTTCACGCTGGGATTATTTTAGTAGTAGTGCGCTTTTTTATAATTTCGAAAAACCTGCTTACCTGGTGCAGATTGACAAATTCGGAGAACTTAAAGCGGGCATTCCCGTTGGCAATATATCGCAGTTTAATGTTGCAGGGGGATTTACAGAATGGAAGAATCAATATTACCAGACAGATAATTTTTCGAAAACAGACACTGCCGACGTTAGTTATTTTGATTATTGGTATATGCAGGCCGCCTACAAAATAAACACACTGAATAGAAGAATGTATGCCACCGAAGGTACTTATCTTAATGCCAGAGCACGTTATTTAAAAGGACAGGAAAGCTTTTATCCAGGCAATACAAGTACAGACACTATTACTTTCAAAAACAAAAACCAACCTGCCTGGCTGCAATTAAAACTAACTTTCGACAGTTATATCCGGACCTTCAAAAAATTCAAGCTTGGCCTTTTTTTAGAAGGAGTATATTCAACCCAAAGTTTTTTTAGTAATTATAAATCTACAATTCTCTCTGCACCGGTTTTTAATCCAACTCCCGAAAGTCAGACTTTTTTTCTCGATGCATACAGGGCGCATAATTATTTCGCAGGTGGCCTGAAAGCTATTACAAGTCCGGCTAAAAGTTTTGACATTCGTATTGAGGCATACGTGTTTCAACCATATCAATCTATCCGCGAAAATTCTAAAACCGGAAAAGCAGAATATTCATCGCCTTTCTTATACCGCTATTTGTCAGGAATGGCAGCGCTTGTATACAACAGTGCCGTTGGCCCTATCAGTATCGGCATTAACTATTACGATCAAAAAGATAACGCGATCTCACCATTTTTTCATATAGGCTATATTATTTATAACCATAAATCGATCGAATAATTACAGGCCAGAAGTTAAAAAAAACGCCATAAAAAAAGCCCCGATTATACCAGGGCTTTTAATTCTAAAATTCGTCTTCGTTAAAAAAGAAGTCATCCTTAGTCGGATAATCCGGCCAGATTTCTTCTATGCTTTCATAACTTTCTCCTTCGTCTTCCATCTCTTGCAAATTTTCAATCACTTCCATTGGAGCTCCGCTGCGCATAGCGTAATCGATTAATTCGTCTTTTGTTGCAGGCCAGGGCGCATCTTCTAACCAACTCGCTAATTCTAATGTCCAATACATATATTATGATTTAATTTTCGCTTTTTAATTCCTGCAAAAGAAAAAAAATTTTTGATAAGAAAAAAGAAATATTTATAAATATTAGTTTTTTTATTAAAAGTATAACATACTGCAAATCAATTAAATAACTAAGTTTTAACGGTAATGGCACTTTTTTGCCCTTAAATTTCGACCGAATGGCTCCATTATCAGGAGTATTGTGAAAAAGATTGACCAAAAACCGGGTTCAGAACTCCACGATCAATTTTCTTTTTTCAGGAAATTGTTCAGTAGTTGGTTAGCCAGGGCAAAGGGATGAAGATCTGTTCGCGTTTTTATTTCCTGCATTTTTTGCTGAACAGTTTCATCTGAATAAAAACGTTCCTTTAACTGCTCGTCAATAGCGTTTAAAAAAAGATCATACTGTTGCTCTTTTCTTTTTTGCTGGAAATAGGCATTAGAAGTAGTAAAATTTTTATAATCTTCTATCATTTCGTAAAGCTCTTTAATGCCTGTATTCTCGGTAGATGAACAAATCATTGTGCGAGCAGTCCACCCACTCTCCGGAGCTTGCAAAAGATGCATGGCATGCGCATATTCCGTTCTTGCCGATTTTGCTTTGATCAAATTATCTCCGTCTGCTTTGGTAATCACAAGTGCATCTGCCATTTCCATAATTCCTCGTTTTATCCCCTGCAATTCATCACCTGCTCCTGCCAGCATAAGCAAAAGAAAAAAGTCGGTGATTTTACTTACTGCTACTTCACTCTGCCCTACACCAACTGTTTCAACTATTATAAAATCATAACCTGCGGCTTCACATAAAAGTATGGTCTCGTAAGTTGCTTTTGTAACGCCTCCTAAAGTGCCGCTGCTCGGCGACGGACGAATGTAAACGTTCGCCATCGTTGATAATTCCTCCATGCGGGTTTTATCCCCTAAAATACTTCCCTTACTTCGGGTGCTTGACGGGTCGATAGCCAATACCGCAAGTTTACGTCCTTGTTTAACCACTTCTTTTCCGAAACTTTCTATGAAAGTGCTTTTACCTACACCGGGTACACCCGTAACTCCAAGGCGAAAGGAATTTCC is a genomic window of Sphingobacteriaceae bacterium containing:
- a CDS encoding inositol monophosphatase, translated to MLPDNILNQVILTAKTAGAFIRQERENFNYANVEIKGLNDLVSYVDKTAEELIVKELHNIYKDAGFIVEENTRSEKRDYNWIVDPLDGTTNFIHGIPCYAVSIALEYKGEIVLGVVYEVSRDECFYAQKDKGAFLDGRAIQVSSRQTVSESLIATGFPIYDFGRVDNYLGALKYFMERTHGLRRIGAASVDLCYVACGRMDAYFEYNLKPWDVAAGALIVKEAGGSVYDFSGGNNWLFGKEVSCSNKLLDEEFNTIIREFFS
- a CDS encoding 50S ribosomal protein L11 methyltransferase produces the protein MSYLAYRFTVEPPQPGSEILVAMISELGFESFDYSDTGFTAYIKEEEATTLDFSEFQFEDFVFAFTVEKIAATNWNAEWEKNFEPVFVDDLLCIRAPFHEKNATVKQEIVIMPKMSFGTGHHQTTRLMCRELFSTEVKNKRVLDMGCGTGILAILAKQLGAGDTVGIDIDEWSVENAKENCSANGFPDILLKQGDVDLLDNEKSFEIILANINKNILKAQIPSYSKIMDKDALLFLSGFFTTDVEELTQVAKANGFDFVRTVNENEWAMMQLKKV
- a CDS encoding triose-phosphate isomerase: MSRKKIVAGNWKMNLNWEEAFDLASAIKEKSGTIGGIQKVIFPPLPYLQMLSVIFREDRDFYIGAQNCSEHDKGAFTGEVSAAMIQSAGGNCVLVGHSERRAYFSETDSQLALKIDQALKSNLNVIFCFGEVLAERKAEQHFEVVRKQLESVLNHFPKDKITQLVLAYEPVWAIGTGETASPEQAQEMHAFIRRVIGEIFSEDIANEMPILYGGSCNAQNAKELFSCPDVDGGLIGGASLKADDFCIIMESFS
- a CDS encoding ABC transporter permease, yielding MIKFVLKKLFYGLVVLLGVITTIFFLFNVLPGDPASVMLGQRANKDAIDAIHRDLGTDKPISSQYLNYLNDLSPVSLHNYRDEGDLSYLNPDKYDWTPLFTLGKKEVVVLKFPYLRRSYITKKNVSEIIKETLPETAVLAFVAIIIASVIGILLGIVTAVKKNSVLDRSIFFLATVFGMSAPSFLVGLIMAWLFGYVLADYTGLNPSGSLFELNIDGEELKLKNLILPALTLGMRPLSIVIQLTRSSLLDVLSQDYIRTARAKGLSFSKIVFKHALKNALNPVITAISGWFAGLMAGAVFVEKIFSWKGIGNEVVEALNNNDLPVVMGATLIFASIFVIINIVVDIIYGILDPRVRVK
- a CDS encoding methylmalonyl Co-A mutase-associated GTPase MeaB, producing the protein MYDLSKPGNLYSNKDPRFFIEGILKGDVAILSRAITLVESQNKSHQDIAQKIIDGIISSSGNSFRLGVTGVPGVGKSTFIESFGKEVVKQGRKLAVLAIDPSSTRSKGSILGDKTRMEELSTMANVYIRPSPSSGTLGGVTKATYETILLCEAAGYDFIIVETVGVGQSEVAVSKITDFFLLLMLAGAGDELQGIKRGIMEMADALVITKADGDNLIKAKSARTEYAHAMHLLQAPESGWTARTMICSSTENTGIKELYEMIEDYKNFTTSNAYFQQKRKEQQYDLFLNAIDEQLKERFYSDETVQQKMQEIKTRTDLHPFALANQLLNNFLKKEN